The following proteins are encoded in a genomic region of Cryptomeria japonica chromosome 11, Sugi_1.0, whole genome shotgun sequence:
- the LOC131038156 gene encoding uncharacterized protein LOC131038156 isoform X3 — protein sequence MDPVLSRVEIDPNAPSHSVAIKWIDAMRSAVSVPPQSHDTGFKEALILRHLTVDRVDTGLVLSTLAVKPPITNRYNTLHGGAVASIASIVGLAAVKTVAADKVFFQTEMSMSYLSAGRIGNRQLFGVCIQVMMPLRH from the exons ATGGATCCCGTGCTATCTCGAGTAGAAATCGACCCAAATGCACCATCCCATTCTGTAGCCATAAAATGGATTGATGCGATGCGTTCAGCTGTTTCTGTTCCCCCTCAGTCTCATGACACGGGCTTCAAAGAGGCGCTAATTCTCCGTCATTTAACCGTCGATCGTGTTGATACCGGCCTTGTCCTTTCCACCCTTGCCGTCAAGCCTCCCATCACG AACAGGTATAATACGTTGCATGGAGGGGCGGTGGCATCAATTGCGAGTATTGTGGGATTGGCAGCTGTAAAGACGGTTGCCGCAGATAAGGTGTTCTTTCAGACTGAAATGAGCATGTCTTACCTCTCTGCTGGACGCATTGGA AACCGACAGCTATTTGGAGTTTGCATCCAAGTTATGATGCCTCTTAGGCATTAA
- the LOC131038156 gene encoding uncharacterized protein LOC131038156 isoform X1: MDPVLSRVEIDPNAPSHSVAIKWIDAMRSAVSVPPQSHDTGFKEALILRHLTVDRVDTGLVLSTLAVKPPITNRYNTLHGGAVASIASIVGLAAVKTVAADKVFFQTEMSMSYLSAGRIGNSKMDGQRQAREWIPGVKFDRQINQNSWNFITTICGGNSGKISSSATQLNSWQ, encoded by the exons ATGGATCCCGTGCTATCTCGAGTAGAAATCGACCCAAATGCACCATCCCATTCTGTAGCCATAAAATGGATTGATGCGATGCGTTCAGCTGTTTCTGTTCCCCCTCAGTCTCATGACACGGGCTTCAAAGAGGCGCTAATTCTCCGTCATTTAACCGTCGATCGTGTTGATACCGGCCTTGTCCTTTCCACCCTTGCCGTCAAGCCTCCCATCACG AACAGGTATAATACGTTGCATGGAGGGGCGGTGGCATCAATTGCGAGTATTGTGGGATTGGCAGCTGTAAAGACGGTTGCCGCAGATAAGGTGTTCTTTCAGACTGAAATGAGCATGTCTTACCTCTCTGCTGGACGCATTGGA AATAGTAAAATGGACGGGCAGAGGCAGGCGAGAGAATGGATACCAGGTGTTAAGTTTGACAGGCAAATaaaccaaaattcatggaatttCATTACAACAATTTGTGGTGGGAATTCCGGAAAAATCTCTTCAAGTGCAACACAGTTGAATAGCTGGCAGTAA